From one Rhopalosiphum padi isolate XX-2018 chromosome 2, ASM2088224v1, whole genome shotgun sequence genomic stretch:
- the LOC132921348 gene encoding uncharacterized protein LOC132921348 isoform X1 gives MRFEINICLLSVLSIITQISDSSQSATNGLQTTDLDQPVLKDGLTTVNDSDSTNGRISKMLQCFVNLSDKGSEATRNECHDAFSSIWISARHLLLGDDNEIGGIRTAESKKSKKKQWDLQTLMLGAGVKLILFLPVLAVLTGKAISLSLTSLLITSLGFLYRNQLDSFARRNDSV, from the exons ATGCGAttcgaaataaatatttgtcttCTGTCGGTATTGTCGATTATTACCCAGATATCTGACTCAAGTCAGTCTGCCACAAATGGTTTACAGACTACGGACTTGGATCAACCAGTACTAAAAGATGGTTTGACAACTGTGAACGATAGTGATTCAACGAACGGAAGGATTTCGAAAATGTTGCAGTGTTTTGTGAATTTGTCGGACAAAGGCAGCGAGGCTACAAGGAACGAATGTCATGACGCCTTTTCGTCGATTTGGATTTCAGCACGACACCTGCTACTTGGAGATGACAATGAAATTGGAGGTATTCGTACAGCTG AAAGTAAAAAATCGAAGAAAAAGCAATGGGATTTACAGACTTTAATGCTCGGTGCAGGAGTGAAGCTGATATTGTTCTTACCAGTTTTAGCAGTTCTAACGGGAAAAGCCATTTCGCTAAGTTTGACATCACTGTTGATCACATCTTTGGGTTTCCTCTACAGAAACCAATTGGACTCGTTTGCCAGACGCAATGATTccgtatga
- the LOC132921348 gene encoding uncharacterized protein LOC132921348 isoform X2, with the protein MRFEINICLLSVLSIITQISDSSQSATNGLQTTDLDQPVLKDGLTTVNDSDSTNGRISKMLQCFVNLSDKGSEATRNECHDAFSSIWISARHLLLGDDNEIGESKKSKKKQWDLQTLMLGAGVKLILFLPVLAVLTGKAISLSLTSLLITSLGFLYRNQLDSFARRNDSV; encoded by the exons ATGCGAttcgaaataaatatttgtcttCTGTCGGTATTGTCGATTATTACCCAGATATCTGACTCAAGTCAGTCTGCCACAAATGGTTTACAGACTACGGACTTGGATCAACCAGTACTAAAAGATGGTTTGACAACTGTGAACGATAGTGATTCAACGAACGGAAGGATTTCGAAAATGTTGCAGTGTTTTGTGAATTTGTCGGACAAAGGCAGCGAGGCTACAAGGAACGAATGTCATGACGCCTTTTCGTCGATTTGGATTTCAGCACGACACCTGCTACTTGGAGATGACAATGAAATTGGAG AAAGTAAAAAATCGAAGAAAAAGCAATGGGATTTACAGACTTTAATGCTCGGTGCAGGAGTGAAGCTGATATTGTTCTTACCAGTTTTAGCAGTTCTAACGGGAAAAGCCATTTCGCTAAGTTTGACATCACTGTTGATCACATCTTTGGGTTTCCTCTACAGAAACCAATTGGACTCGTTTGCCAGACGCAATGATTccgtatga
- the LOC132921114 gene encoding uncharacterized protein LOC132921114 yields the protein MCVQYAFVVLVAFAAIVRVDGYLDVLSNVHDCGSADLDTCLKSQLSRTIDEILDKNDTYRLNRYLTVTTVGNHRRSPSTSDDLGAKFLNLFNSLQIQYRPEEEHGSTDNVSEGRKKKIGKYKKHKMGMMMGFTAMGMSILGGLFNKMMMGGAISIALKALIISKIALVLAGTMAVKKLLSGGGIGQISYHPSWTGGGGGGGNEQHSGYRRSYAAQQPKMTTADALPYRDQIDSYSNANYSR from the exons ATGTGTGTGCAGTACGCGTTTGTCGTATTGGTCGCCTTCGCGGCTATCGTCCGGGTCGACGGGTATCTCGACGTCTTATCCAACGTACACGATTGTGGATCAGCGGACTTGGATACGTGTCTCAAAAGCCAATTATCGCGAACCATTGATGAAATATTGGACAAGAATGACACTTATCGGCTAAACCGGTATCTGACCGTTACCACGGTCGGTAACCATCGACGATCGCCATCGACAAGCGACGACCTAGGTGCAAAGTTTTTGAACTTATTCAACTCTCTGCAAATTCAATACCGACCGGAAGAAGAACATGGGTCAACCGATAACGTTTCCGAAG GTCGTaagaaaaaaataggtaaatacaAAAAGCACAAAATGGGGATGATGATGGGATTTACGGCGATGGGCATGTCTATTCTCGGAGGTCTATTTAACAAGATGATGATGGGTGGTGCGATATCAATAGCCCTGAAAGCACTGATCATATCAAAAATTGCTCTGGTTCTGGCCGGCACCATGGCGGTAAAAAAGCTGTTGAGTGGTGGTGGCATTGGCCAAATCAGCTATCATCCATCGTGGACCGGTGGCGGAGGCGGTGGTGGAAATGAACAACATAGCGGATACCGCAGGAGTTACGCGGCGCAGCAGCCGAAGATGACTACCGCCGATGCGTTGCCTTACAGGGATCAAATCGATTCTTATAGCAATGCTAATTATTCCAGATAG
- the LOC132920784 gene encoding uncharacterized protein LOC132920784 has product MSALCVYLAQLILFVSCVQCVMFSDGQSSDSDVGGNVDDGERSSENNDPLTPTVSTAIKSCLAGADPFLPCINGHAMAAIEQTESMDSVLLDSGLEISRRPGGEAFAAPRGVYSLGDNPYNIGAVIEAASSLLSRRTFCWDMGLLYPGLQMRIGPTYTGRGIIDFIVNPKRKFDERSLGFGHMIFKRSLLPNVLATQISIASVIPIMFAVLYFLTKKAFILSKIALVVTSVVGYGSLFLHHNKKPIIGHSLGSHQFYDQNPFGGLYHSPVGGHHPHHHHQPIGGHHNAFIGDIRGNKFYENLNAFQQISSSKPSSIFRGVNYFPQEDDNNKYTESVDRKKKETE; this is encoded by the exons ATGTCCGCGCTCTGCGTTTACCTTGCCCAGCTGATACTTTTTGTCAGCTGCGTGCAGTGTGTCATGTTCTCCGACGGACAGTCTTCTGATTCGGACGTTGGAGGCAATGTCGACGATGGTGAAAGAAGTAGCGAAAACAACGACCCCCTCACCCCAACGGTCAGCACGGCGATCAAGAGCTGCCTGGCAGGAGCCGACCCGTTTTTGCCTTGTATCAACGGGCATGCTATGGCCGCTATCGAACAGACGGAATCCATGGACTCTGTGCTCTTGGATTCGGGGCTGGAGATTTCCAGACGTCCTGGCGGAGAGGCGTTCGCCGCTCCCCGAGGAGTATATTCTTTAG GTGATAACCCGTACAACATCGGTGCAGTGATTGAAGCTGCGTCTTCGTTGCTTTCCAGGCGAACGTTTTGTTGGGACATGGGTCTCTTATATCCGGGACTGCAGATGCGAATCGGACCAACGTATACCGGTAGAGGAATAATCGATTTTATTGTAAATCCCAAACGTAAATTTGACGAGCGAAGTTTGGGTTTcg gaCACATGATATTCAAAAGATCATTATTGCCAAACGTGTTGGCTACGCAAATAAGTATCGCTTCCGTTATTCCGATCATGTTTGCAGTGTTATATTTTCTGACTAAAAAAGCTTTTATTTTGTCAAAGATTGCATTAGTCGTCACCAGTGTA GTGGGCTACGGTTCGTTGTTTCTACACCACAACAAGAAGCCAATTATAGGCCATTCGTTAGGAAGTCATCAATTTTACGATCAAAATCCGTTTGGTGGTTTATATCATAGTCCAGTTGGTGGTCATCATcctcatcatcatcatcaaccAATTGGAGGCCATCACAACGCGTTCATTGGAGACATCAGGGGCAACAAGTTTTACGAAAACTTGAACGCGTTTCAACAGATTTCTTCATCCAAACCGTCATCGATTTTCCGGGGAGTCAATTATTTTCCGCAAGAAgacgataataataagtatacggAGTCGgtagacagaaaaaaaaaagaaacggaATAA
- the LOC132919849 gene encoding uncharacterized protein LOC132919849, protein MMRKLTFACLFLVAAQTVYGHPAAEESPAAPAADEAAGLEKVYKVMQDCSEKNMATCLKMRALQYVDRALRKTDSIDVFDGISLVKSEPVESSRGLNGRSLAESELEEGQPKDDDEKDAQVENLLLDRVARFLESHTLQLKVPESSISGMRRSLDEARGKKKKHQKMLMPLLMLLKMKAIALVPLAIGALALLAFKALVVGKIALVLAVIIGIQKLLANSKSQQSYEVVSHPHYTEEHGHHGGYRRSLEGESAQDMAYRGQH, encoded by the exons ATGATGAGAAAACTTACATTCGCGTGCCTGTTCTTGGTGGCAGCACAGACCGTCTATGGACACCCGGCCGCCGAAGAATCTCCTGCCGCCCCTGCCGCCGATGAGGCAGCCGGTCTGGAAAAGGTGTACAAGGTAATGCAGGATTGCTCCGAGAAGAACATGGCCACGTGCTTGAAAATGCGAGCTTTGCAATACGTCGACCGGGCGTTGCGCAAGACCGACAGCATCGACGTATTCGACGGCATATCGTTGGTGAAGTCCGAACCCGTCGAGTCCAGCCGGGGCTTGAACGGCCGATCGCTCGCCGAATCCGAACTCGAAGAAGGACAACCCAAAGACGATGACGAGAAAGATGCCCAAGTCGAGAACTTACTTTTGGATCGCGTCGCCCGTTTCCTGGAGAGCCACACCCTTCAACTCAAGGTCCCGGAATCGTCCATCTCTGGCATGAGGAGATCCCTCGATGAag CTCGTGGCAAGAAGAAGAAGCACCAAAAGATGTTGATGCCACTCTTGATGCTGTTGAAGATGAAAGCCATCGCCCTTGTCCCATTGGCCATTGGTGCTCTTGCTTTGTTGGCATTCAAGGCTCTCGTCGTTGGTAAGATCGCCCTCGTCTTGGCCGTCATCATCGGAATCCAAAAGTTGTTGGCTAACAGCAAGAGTCAACAATCGTATGAAGTAGTGTCTCACCCACACTACACCGAGGAACACGGACACCACGGTGGATACAGACGATCCCTAGAAGGCGAAAGCGCTCAAGACATGGCGTACCGTGGTCAACACTAA